A window of the Planococcus citri chromosome 4, ihPlaCitr1.1, whole genome shotgun sequence genome harbors these coding sequences:
- the LOC135843664 gene encoding galactosylceramide sulfotransferase-like, giving the protein MKLFQYPDTSMVTILRHPATLFRSLYTFFRMDIPVGMTFQEFLNSPVKPAVLTGFDSDKAYRGYNQMSVDLGFDLEHSKNQTAITEFIMKIDREFDLVMIMEYMDESFVLLANLMGWPLEYVASLKLNSRLPGSEDTCKRQYGEDNLSRQVEKLQIINKNFEERCVAEAVIRLNRGSLERIEYVAKNKSDMECVYSIQVSPVLAKMVRDIQTKKQNQLRRG; this is encoded by the exons ATGAAACTGTTTCAATACCCTGATACATCAATGGTGACCATATTGAGACATCCGGCTACGCTATTCAGATCACTATATACCTTTTTCCGGATGGATATCCCGGTTGGTATGACTTTTCAAGAATTCTTGAACTCACCAGTAAAGCCAGCAGTTCTAACAGGCTTTGATAGTGATAAGGCTTACAGAGGATATAACCAAATGAGTGTAGATTTAGGATTTGATCTGGAACATAGTAAGAATCAGACCGCTATTACCGAattcattatgaaaatagatAGAGAATTTGATTTGGTCATGATAATGGAGTACATGGACGAGTCGTTTGTTTTGTTAGCCAATTTAATGGGATGGCCTTTGGAATATGTAGCTTCTTTGAAACTAAATAGCAGACTTCCAGGATCAGAAGACAC ATGTAAGAGACAATATGGAGAAGATAACTTGAGCCGACAAGTTGAGAAATTACAAatcatcaataaaaatttcgagGAAAGATGTGTGGCTGAAGCAGTTATACGTTTGAATAGGGGTAGTTTGGAAAGGATAGAGTATGTTGCAAAGAATAAATCAGATATGGAATGTGTTTATTCGATACAGGTGTCTCCTGTATTGGCAAAAATGGTTCGTGATATTCAAACCAAGAAACAAAACCAGTTGAGAAGAGGATGA
- the LOC135842582 gene encoding arylsulfatase B-like isoform X1 — MNDSLQCHLKLLKMFSKLIIFCVFLLFECSWAAQKKNVVVIVADDLGWNDVSFHGSNQFLTPNIDILAYSGVILHNYYTLTVCSPSRSALMTGIHPIHTGMYHSVIHDGEPFGLPLNLKILPEYLKERGYQTRAVGKWHLGFYKAAYTPIHRGFDSHFGYWGSHLDYYRHDAAEFPVLQSIGYDFRRDMNTTWDYKGQYATDLFTQESVDIINSHNVSEPLFLYLAHLASHAGNPRHPLQAPAEIIKKLSYIEDKKRRTLAAMVWKLDESVGKVVQALASRNMLNDTIIIFTTDNGGPGAGQDGNYASNWPLRGMKATLWEGGVRGTAFVWSADLPHSRVSHALMHVQDWLPTILGAVDENITSDLVLPKGSVGLDGRNMWPVLKGDKESEYNELIIQRDRVSGQSALRKDQWKLIKFGKKNNWNKWYGPSGRNKTYSSYNETAVKDSLAGTALSGSNFEIPTDERISELRVNVTISCKYCNNSTNGTNCTRCVVSKNGMCLFDVFQDPCEMNNLADKYPRILTNLNETMSKYIPVPPRNRLVDPRADPSLWNYTWVNWMDYVEKFTHEVKINVKLHA, encoded by the exons ATGAACGATAGTCTCCAATGCCACTTgaagttgttgaaaatgttttcaaaattaataattttctgtgtttttttattattcgaatGCTCGTGGGCtgctcagaaaaaaaatgtcgttgtGATTGTTGCAGATGATTTG GGATGGAATGATGTCAGTTTCCATGGTTCAAATCAATTCCTTACTCCGAATATAGATATTTTGGCATACAGTGGCGTAATCTTGCATAATTACTACACCCTAACAGTATGTTCGCCTTCACGTTCAGCCCTTATGACTGGAATTCATCCTATCCATAcag GGATGTATCACAGTGTTATACACGATGGCGAACCTTTTGGTCTtcctttgaatttgaaaatactgCCCGAATACCTGAAGGAACGTGGCTATCAAACTCGAGCTGTTGGTAAATGGCATTTGGGATTTTATAAAGCGGCTTATACGCCCATACATAGAGGATTCGACTCACATTTCGGATATTGGGGCTCTCATTTGGATTATTATCGTCACGACGCTGCAGAATTT CCGGTATTACAATCTATTGGGTACGATTTCCGAAGAGACATGAATACCACTTGGGATTACAAAGGGCAATACGCTACTGATCTGTTTACTCAAGAATCTGTCGATATCATTAATTCGCATAATGTTTCCGAACCACTGTTTTTGTACTTGGCTCATTTGGCTAGTCACGCGGGTAATCCTCGACATCCTCTTCAAGCTCCTgcagaaatcatcaaaaaattgagttacaTTGAAGATAAAAAGAGACGCACGCTTGCAG CTATGGTTTGGAAACTGGACGAATCGGTTGGTAAAGTTGTGCAAGCTTTGGCCAGCAGAAATATGCTCAACGACACGATTATAATTTTCACTACTGATAATGGTGGTCCAGGTGCTGGTCAAGATGGAAATTACGCCTCCAATTGGCCTTTGAGAGGA ATGAAAGCTACCTTGTGGGAAGGTGGAGTACGTGGAACTGCATTTGTCTGGAGTGCTGATCTTCCACATTCCAGAGTATCGCATGCTCTTATGCATGTTCAAGACTGGCTGCCAACGATACTTGGAGCTGTGGATGAAAATATTACCAGTGATTTGGTTCTACCGAAAGGTAGTGTGG GATTAGATGGACGTAACATGTGGCCAGTCTTGAAAGGTGATAAAGAATCAGAATACAATGAACTCATCATACAACGAGATCGCGTCAGTGGTCAGTCCGCCCTACGCAAAGACCAATGGAAATTAATAA AGTTTGGGAAGAAAAATAACTGGAATAAATGGTACGGACCAAGTGGCCGTAATAAAACCTATTCGTCATATAATGAGACTGCTGTAAAGGATAGTTTGGCTGGTACGGCTCTATCTGGAAGCAATTTCGAAATTCCAACAGACGAGCGAATATCCGAATTACGTGTCAATGTCACAATCTCGTGCAAGTATTGCAATAATAGTACAAATGGAACTAATT GTACCCGATGCGTTGTTTCCAAGAATGGAATGTGTCTCTTTGATGTATTCCAAGATCCGTGTGAGATGAATAATCTGGCTGATAAATACCCGCGtattttgaccaatttaaaTGAAACAATGTCCAAGTATATTCCAGTTCCACCTAGAAACAGATTAGTTGATCCCAGAGCCGATCCTAGTCTTTGGAATTATACGTGGGTGAACTGGATGGATTACGTTG AAAAATTCACGCATGAAGTAAAGATAAATGTGAAATTGCACGCATAA
- the LOC135842582 gene encoding arylsulfatase B-like isoform X2, which yields MNDSLQCHLKLLKMFSKLIIFCVFLLFECSWAAQKKNVVVIVADDLGWNDVSFHGSNQFLTPNIDILAYSGVILHNYYTLTVCSPSRSALMTGIHPIHTGMYHSVIHDGEPFGLPLNLKILPEYLKERGYQTRAVGKWHLGFYKAAYTPIHRGFDSHFGYWGSHLDYYRHDAAEFPVLQSIGYDFRRDMNTTWDYKGQYATDLFTQESVDIINSHNVSEPLFLYLAHLASHAGNPRHPLQAPAEIIKKLSYIEDKKRRTLAAMVWKLDESVGKVVQALASRNMLNDTIIIFTTDNGGPGAGQDGNYASNWPLRGMKATLWEGGVRGTAFVWSADLPHSRVSHALMHVQDWLPTILGAVDENITSDLVLPKGLDGRNMWPVLKGDKESEYNELIIQRDRVSGQSALRKDQWKLIKFGKKNNWNKWYGPSGRNKTYSSYNETAVKDSLAGTALSGSNFEIPTDERISELRVNVTISCKYCNNSTNGTNCTRCVVSKNGMCLFDVFQDPCEMNNLADKYPRILTNLNETMSKYIPVPPRNRLVDPRADPSLWNYTWVNWMDYVEKFTHEVKINVKLHA from the exons ATGAACGATAGTCTCCAATGCCACTTgaagttgttgaaaatgttttcaaaattaataattttctgtgtttttttattattcgaatGCTCGTGGGCtgctcagaaaaaaaatgtcgttgtGATTGTTGCAGATGATTTG GGATGGAATGATGTCAGTTTCCATGGTTCAAATCAATTCCTTACTCCGAATATAGATATTTTGGCATACAGTGGCGTAATCTTGCATAATTACTACACCCTAACAGTATGTTCGCCTTCACGTTCAGCCCTTATGACTGGAATTCATCCTATCCATAcag GGATGTATCACAGTGTTATACACGATGGCGAACCTTTTGGTCTtcctttgaatttgaaaatactgCCCGAATACCTGAAGGAACGTGGCTATCAAACTCGAGCTGTTGGTAAATGGCATTTGGGATTTTATAAAGCGGCTTATACGCCCATACATAGAGGATTCGACTCACATTTCGGATATTGGGGCTCTCATTTGGATTATTATCGTCACGACGCTGCAGAATTT CCGGTATTACAATCTATTGGGTACGATTTCCGAAGAGACATGAATACCACTTGGGATTACAAAGGGCAATACGCTACTGATCTGTTTACTCAAGAATCTGTCGATATCATTAATTCGCATAATGTTTCCGAACCACTGTTTTTGTACTTGGCTCATTTGGCTAGTCACGCGGGTAATCCTCGACATCCTCTTCAAGCTCCTgcagaaatcatcaaaaaattgagttacaTTGAAGATAAAAAGAGACGCACGCTTGCAG CTATGGTTTGGAAACTGGACGAATCGGTTGGTAAAGTTGTGCAAGCTTTGGCCAGCAGAAATATGCTCAACGACACGATTATAATTTTCACTACTGATAATGGTGGTCCAGGTGCTGGTCAAGATGGAAATTACGCCTCCAATTGGCCTTTGAGAGGA ATGAAAGCTACCTTGTGGGAAGGTGGAGTACGTGGAACTGCATTTGTCTGGAGTGCTGATCTTCCACATTCCAGAGTATCGCATGCTCTTATGCATGTTCAAGACTGGCTGCCAACGATACTTGGAGCTGTGGATGAAAATATTACCAGTGATTTGGTTCTACCGAAAG GATTAGATGGACGTAACATGTGGCCAGTCTTGAAAGGTGATAAAGAATCAGAATACAATGAACTCATCATACAACGAGATCGCGTCAGTGGTCAGTCCGCCCTACGCAAAGACCAATGGAAATTAATAA AGTTTGGGAAGAAAAATAACTGGAATAAATGGTACGGACCAAGTGGCCGTAATAAAACCTATTCGTCATATAATGAGACTGCTGTAAAGGATAGTTTGGCTGGTACGGCTCTATCTGGAAGCAATTTCGAAATTCCAACAGACGAGCGAATATCCGAATTACGTGTCAATGTCACAATCTCGTGCAAGTATTGCAATAATAGTACAAATGGAACTAATT GTACCCGATGCGTTGTTTCCAAGAATGGAATGTGTCTCTTTGATGTATTCCAAGATCCGTGTGAGATGAATAATCTGGCTGATAAATACCCGCGtattttgaccaatttaaaTGAAACAATGTCCAAGTATATTCCAGTTCCACCTAGAAACAGATTAGTTGATCCCAGAGCCGATCCTAGTCTTTGGAATTATACGTGGGTGAACTGGATGGATTACGTTG AAAAATTCACGCATGAAGTAAAGATAAATGTGAAATTGCACGCATAA
- the LOC135842582 gene encoding arylsulfatase B-like isoform X3, with product MTGIHPIHTGMYHSVIHDGEPFGLPLNLKILPEYLKERGYQTRAVGKWHLGFYKAAYTPIHRGFDSHFGYWGSHLDYYRHDAAEFPVLQSIGYDFRRDMNTTWDYKGQYATDLFTQESVDIINSHNVSEPLFLYLAHLASHAGNPRHPLQAPAEIIKKLSYIEDKKRRTLAAMVWKLDESVGKVVQALASRNMLNDTIIIFTTDNGGPGAGQDGNYASNWPLRGMKATLWEGGVRGTAFVWSADLPHSRVSHALMHVQDWLPTILGAVDENITSDLVLPKGSVGLDGRNMWPVLKGDKESEYNELIIQRDRVSGQSALRKDQWKLIKFGKKNNWNKWYGPSGRNKTYSSYNETAVKDSLAGTALSGSNFEIPTDERISELRVNVTISCKYCNNSTNGTNCTRCVVSKNGMCLFDVFQDPCEMNNLADKYPRILTNLNETMSKYIPVPPRNRLVDPRADPSLWNYTWVNWMDYVEKFTHEVKINVKLHA from the exons ATGACTGGAATTCATCCTATCCATAcag GGATGTATCACAGTGTTATACACGATGGCGAACCTTTTGGTCTtcctttgaatttgaaaatactgCCCGAATACCTGAAGGAACGTGGCTATCAAACTCGAGCTGTTGGTAAATGGCATTTGGGATTTTATAAAGCGGCTTATACGCCCATACATAGAGGATTCGACTCACATTTCGGATATTGGGGCTCTCATTTGGATTATTATCGTCACGACGCTGCAGAATTT CCGGTATTACAATCTATTGGGTACGATTTCCGAAGAGACATGAATACCACTTGGGATTACAAAGGGCAATACGCTACTGATCTGTTTACTCAAGAATCTGTCGATATCATTAATTCGCATAATGTTTCCGAACCACTGTTTTTGTACTTGGCTCATTTGGCTAGTCACGCGGGTAATCCTCGACATCCTCTTCAAGCTCCTgcagaaatcatcaaaaaattgagttacaTTGAAGATAAAAAGAGACGCACGCTTGCAG CTATGGTTTGGAAACTGGACGAATCGGTTGGTAAAGTTGTGCAAGCTTTGGCCAGCAGAAATATGCTCAACGACACGATTATAATTTTCACTACTGATAATGGTGGTCCAGGTGCTGGTCAAGATGGAAATTACGCCTCCAATTGGCCTTTGAGAGGA ATGAAAGCTACCTTGTGGGAAGGTGGAGTACGTGGAACTGCATTTGTCTGGAGTGCTGATCTTCCACATTCCAGAGTATCGCATGCTCTTATGCATGTTCAAGACTGGCTGCCAACGATACTTGGAGCTGTGGATGAAAATATTACCAGTGATTTGGTTCTACCGAAAGGTAGTGTGG GATTAGATGGACGTAACATGTGGCCAGTCTTGAAAGGTGATAAAGAATCAGAATACAATGAACTCATCATACAACGAGATCGCGTCAGTGGTCAGTCCGCCCTACGCAAAGACCAATGGAAATTAATAA AGTTTGGGAAGAAAAATAACTGGAATAAATGGTACGGACCAAGTGGCCGTAATAAAACCTATTCGTCATATAATGAGACTGCTGTAAAGGATAGTTTGGCTGGTACGGCTCTATCTGGAAGCAATTTCGAAATTCCAACAGACGAGCGAATATCCGAATTACGTGTCAATGTCACAATCTCGTGCAAGTATTGCAATAATAGTACAAATGGAACTAATT GTACCCGATGCGTTGTTTCCAAGAATGGAATGTGTCTCTTTGATGTATTCCAAGATCCGTGTGAGATGAATAATCTGGCTGATAAATACCCGCGtattttgaccaatttaaaTGAAACAATGTCCAAGTATATTCCAGTTCCACCTAGAAACAGATTAGTTGATCCCAGAGCCGATCCTAGTCTTTGGAATTATACGTGGGTGAACTGGATGGATTACGTTG AAAAATTCACGCATGAAGTAAAGATAAATGTGAAATTGCACGCATAA
- the LOC135842583 gene encoding galactose-3-O-sulfotransferase 3-like — protein MWHKLLLKRKIIISASLSLLLIASLWYLGKNFQKFNKQTTPTITLPTISIEKSEEPPAYECCTQSKSTFRKNIYFLKTHKTGSSTIQSIILRFALRHSLNVMNPILYLYNYPISKDTIDASSSTPDNKYNILAHHVRYSSNLASFQYPNTVTVTVLRNPVTLFPSLYNYFNMAQINGMTLQQFLRSPAKPSTLWGIGSPWIYRGYNQMSYDLGFDLQKDADNQTAVDEFVAKIDREFDFVMIMEYMEESLVLLARLMGWPLQSMMHLKLNARPADPNAHVLTADEKITILKLNHVDAALYYHFEKKFRKCVDQYGKEKLQGEIVELRQLNEKFYRRCVDREVQGGDLGGILGAISYVPKNNSDLECVYATQLSLTLEQTIRDIQSTRLNLEKRLPKFR, from the exons ATGTGGCATAAGCTTTtgttaaaacgaaaaataataatttctgcGAGTTTATCGTTACTTTTAATAGCCAGTTTATGGTAccttggtaaaaattttcaaaagttcaacaaACAGACAACACCAACCATAACGTTGCCAACAATATCCATCGA aaaATCGGAAGAACCCCCAGCTTACGAATGTTGTACTCAGTCAAAGTCGACCTTCcgtaaaaatatatatttcctCAAAACCCATAAAACTGGCAGCTCGACGATCCAAAGTATAATCCTACGATTCGCTCTGCGTCACTCTCTCAACGTAATGAATCCGATCTTGTATCTGTACAATTACCCCATTTCCAAAGACACCATAGACGCCTCCAGTTCGACTCCGGATAACAAGTACAATATACTAGCACACCATGTAAGATACTCTTCGAATCTGGCATCGTTCCAGTATCCGAATACAGTAACGGTAACCGTGCTCAGAAATCCGGTCACGTTGTTCCCATCGTTATACAATTATTTCAACATGGCCCAGATCAATGGTATGACACTGCAGCAATTCTTGAGATCGCCTGCCAAACCGTCTACGCTGTGGGGTATCGGCAGTCCTTGGATATACCGAGGGTATAACCAGATGAGCTACGATTTGGGTTTCGATTTGCAGAAAGATGCGGATAATCAGACCGCCGTGGACGAATTCGTTGCCAAAATAGATCGCGAATTTGATTTCGTCATGATTATGGAGTACATGGAGGAATCGTTGGTTTTACTCGCTCGTTTAATGGGATGGCCTTTGCAGAGCATGATGCATTTGAAACTAAACGCCAGACCAGCTGATCCCAATGCTCACGTCTTGACTGCCGATGAAAAGATAACTATTTTAAAGCTGAACCACGTCGACGCTGCGCTTTAttatcattttgagaaaaaatttagaaaatgcgTCGATCAGTACggaaaagaaaaacttcaaGGGGAAATCGTCGAGTTGAGGCAACTAAACGAGAAATTTTACCGCAGATGCGTTGATAGGGAGGTTCAAGGAGGCGATTTAGGAGGTATTCTGGGAGCCATATCTTATGTACCTAAGAACAATTCGGATCTAGAATGTGTCTACGCCACTCAACTGTCGCTTACTTTGGAACAAACCATAAGGGATATACAATCGACCAGGCTAAATCTTGAAAAACGACTTCCAAAATTCAGATAA